A part of Dasypus novemcinctus isolate mDasNov1 chromosome 7, mDasNov1.1.hap2, whole genome shotgun sequence genomic DNA contains:
- the CHRNA1 gene encoding acetylcholine receptor subunit alpha has product MEPRGFLLLLGLCSAGLVLGSEHETRLVAKLFEDYNSVVRPVEDHRQAVEVTVGLQLIQLINVDEVNQIVTTNVRLKQQWVDYKLKWNPDDYGGVKKIHIPSEKIWRPDLVLYNNADGDFAIVKFTKVLLDYTGHITWTPPAIFKSYCEIIVTHFPFDEQNCSMKLGTWTHDGSVVAIYPESDQPDLSSFMESGEWVIKESRGWKHWVFYACCPSTPYLDITYHFVMQRLPLYFIINVIVPCLLFSFLTGLVFYLPTDSGEKMTLSISVLLSLTVFLLVIVELIPSTSSAVPLIGKYMLFTMVFVIASIVVTVVVINTHHRSPSTHAMPEWMRKVFIDTIPNIMFFSTMKRPSREKQDKKIFTEDIDISDISGKPGPPPVGFHSPLIKHPEVKSAIEGVKYIAETMKSDQESNNAAEEWKYVAMVMDHILLGVFMLVCIIGTLAVFAGRLIELNQQG; this is encoded by the exons ATGGAGCCCCGGGGCTTCCTCCTGCTCCTCGGCCTCTGCTCAG CTGGCCTTGTCCTGGGCTCGGAACATGAGACCCGCTTGGTGGCCAAGCTGTTTGAGGACTACAACAGCGTGGTGCGGCCAGTGGAGGACCACCGCCAGGCTGTGGAGGTCACCGTGGGCCTGCAGCTGATCCAGCTCATCAACGTG GATGAAGTAAATCAGATCGTGACAACCAACGTGCGTCTGAAACAG CAATGGGTGGATTACAAACTGAAATGGAATCCAGATGACTATGGTGGCGTGAAAAAAATTCATATTCCCTCCGAAAAGATCTGGCGCCCGGACTTGGTGCTCTATAATAA TGCAGACGGTGACTTTGCCATTGTGAAGTTCACCAAAGTGCTGCTGGACTACACCGGGCACATCACGTGGACGCCTCCGGCCATCTTCAAAAGCTACTGTGAGATCATCGTCACCCACTTTCCCTTTGACGAGCAGAACTGCAGCATGAAGCTGGGCACGTGGACCCACGACGGCTCCGTGGTGGCCATCTACCCG GAAAGCGACCAGCCCGACCTGAGCAGCTTCAtggagagtggggagtgggtgaTCAAGGAGTCCCGGGGCTGGAAGCACTGGGTCTTCTACGCCTGCTGCCCCTCCACCCCCTACCTGGACATCACCTACCACTTCGTCATGCAGCGCCTGCCCCTCTACTTCATCATCAATGTCATCGTTCCCTGCCTGCTCTTCTCCTTCTTAACCGGCCTGGTGTTCTACCTGCCCACAGACTCAG GAGAGAAGATGACTCTGAGCATCTCCGTCTTGCTGTCCTTGACCGTGTTCCTGCTGGTCATCGTGGAGCTGATCCCGTCCACCTCGAGCGCCGTGCCCCTGATCGGGAAGTACATGCTCTTCACCATGGTGTTCGTCATCGCGTCCATCGTCGTCACCGTGGTGGTCATCAACACGCACCACCGCTCGCCCAGCACGCACGCCATGCCCGAGTGGATGCGCAAG GTTTTTATCGACACTATCCCAAATATCATGTTTTTCTCCACAATGAAAAGACCATCCagagaaaaacaagacaaaaagatTTTTACAGAAGACATTGATATTTCTGACATCTCTGGGAAGCCGGGGCCTCCACCCGTGGGCTTCCATTCTCCCCTGATCAAACACCCAGAGGTGAAGAGCGCCATCGAGGGCGTCAAGTACATTGCGGAGACCATGAAGTCAGACCAGGAGTCCAACAAC GCGGCTGAAGAATGGAAGTATGTTGCGATGGTGATGGACCACATTCTCCTCGGCGTCTTCATGCTGGTCTGCATCATCGGAACCCTGGCTGTGTTTGCGGGTCGGCTCATTGAATTGAATCAGCAAGGATGA